A stretch of Lathyrus oleraceus cultivar Zhongwan6 chromosome 6, CAAS_Psat_ZW6_1.0, whole genome shotgun sequence DNA encodes these proteins:
- the LOC127095887 gene encoding uncharacterized protein LOC127095887, whose product MGLRLEEGVREGRLKEELFSALILKNLVQTKTPPTIPKELPWWYKADQHCALHQGEPDHDIENCFSLKAKVRRLMQSGILSFEDSNPNVQVNPLPKHGNTTVNMVEGCPGKYRVFNVNLIRRSLVEMHATLYELRYYEHGHASCQVCSRDPRGCVVVKRDLQEMLDQNLIQVTRDRNEDEHEVNVIVPRFNLPEPVVITYDGQNTTISPLFIRMADSTPYESDKVMSYKYNATMIEDDKEVSILYFPFVVNIVDVSGVTQSGRIFVVVSHKRTEDVVIEKSSLEKTPVVQVGQSSVMNQNADKDEVLKLIKKSDFNVVDHDEELPEQGKNHNLALHISMNCQEDALSNVLVDIRSSLNVLPKSTLSKLAYQGAPMRFSGVVVKAFDGSRKTIIGEVDLPIKIG is encoded by the exons atgggtttgaggttagaagaaggtgttcGTGAAGGACGGTTGAAAGAAG AGTTGTTTTCGGCTTTAATCTTGAAGAATTTGGTGCAAACCAAAACTCCACCAACTATTCCAAAAGaacttccatggtggtataaagCTGATCAACATTGTGCACTCCACCAAGGAGAACCTgaccatgatattgagaattgtttcTCCTTGAAAGCTAAGGTAAGAAGGTTAATGCAAAGTGGTATTTTGTCATTTGAAGATTCCAATCCCAATGTACAAGTTAATCCGCTGCCCAAGCATGGCAATACAACTGTGAATATGGTCGAAGGATGTCCTGGGAAGTACCGAGTTTTTAACGTCAATTTAATCAGAAGATCCTTGGTTGAAATGCATGCAACTTTATATGAACTAAGATATTATGAGCATGGCCATGCTTCTTGCCAAGTTTGTTCCAGAGATCCTCGAGGATGTGTCGTTGTGAAAAGAGACttgcaagagatgttggatcagAATCTTATTCAGGTTACGAGGGACAGAAATGAAGATGAGCATGAGGTGAACGTCATAGTTCCTCGTTTTAATCTCCCAGAACCTGTTGTGATTACATATGATGGTCAAAATACTACTATTTCTCCATTGTTCATTCGTATGGCGGACTCAACGCCTTACGAGTCTGATAAAGTTATGTCTTAcaagtataatgctactatgatAGAAGACGACAAAGAAGTGTCTATTCTTTATTTTCCGTTTGTGGTGAACATTGTCGATGTAAGTGGTGTGACCCAAAGCGGTAGGATATTTGTTGTTGTATCTCATAAAAGGACCGAAGATGTGGTGATAGAGAAATCAAGTTTAGAGAAAACTCCCGTTGTACAAGTCGGCCAATCTAGTGTTATGAATCAGAATGCTGATAAAGATGAAGTGCTgaaattgatcaagaagagtgatttcaATGTGGTAGACCA tgatgaagaacttcccgagcAGGGAAAGAATCACAATTTGGCCCTGCATATATCTATGAACTGTCAAGAAGATGCTttatccaatgtgttggtggatatTAGATCCTCTTTGAATGTTCTGCCTAAGTCGACATTGTCTAAACTTGCTTACCAAGGTGCTCCTATGAGGTTCAGTGGAGTTGTTGTaaaagcctttgatggctcgaGAAAGACTAtaattggggaagttgatctcccaataaAGATAGGTTAG